One part of the Dasypus novemcinctus isolate mDasNov1 chromosome 27, mDasNov1.1.hap2, whole genome shotgun sequence genome encodes these proteins:
- the ANKK1 gene encoding LOW QUALITY PROTEIN: ankyrin repeat and protein kinase domain-containing protein 1 (The sequence of the model RefSeq protein was modified relative to this genomic sequence to represent the inferred CDS: inserted 13 bases in 10 codons; deleted 3 bases in 2 codons; substituted 2 bases at 2 genomic stop codons): MAGCPLLLQHSHESLCGQRTAALAFLHSLDSRFGCNEAKRNFCNRFQPSSQWVFLGLPPVTEAALGQELRLSPHPTLPGCQGSGLGGPSFVGRSASSWARKEGGSRRPHPPEEREAAAPGGRSARAGVCAAGQPSVFGRHDFEGVWRPVASGGFGRVFQAQRKLRRTQYAVKRAPGLLPAASGSDVNCLIEEDTMKEKIKFQHVVSINGVCRQPLGIVMEFMANGSLEKMLPTHSLCGQLKFNASAPFGPRTPAGTQLPSISDFGLSKWMDQSTRVQDIERSALRGTLSYIPPPEMFLESCKVPGPRYNVYSFGIVTWEIFTQKKPHAGLIVMALLVRLAAGXPSQQLVSEGXXGEAQQMVDLMKHCWDQDPKKRPSSPDMVEADLLLSLLQSPAADPESKAWASKVSCKPAPRRPQEMTAHVSRELKDSASGDHLTPASESLVPSDEELHIYGNEVTHLRLLVARGXMRLLVAHEKDVDCGTACGYVPLPIAAQDQRRGPCALLLEHGXDANWVGEDSWAPXSFAAQNGDDWIAHLLPARGAHVDVQEHEGXTPHHRAVQSSFENTACLLVSRQAGPXVHEAEGKRPICVAAYFGHISLVKLLTGQGAEMHARKRNLRAPLHPAVEQGKVRAIQYLLKNGAAPDALDQRSYGPLHTVAARGKYLICKVLXPGTDTKLWTQQGRTPLHLAAFRGHLQSIHLLAESHAYLGAHRARSWTPCXLAARHGXEAVVSVLLRRGADPSAAEQSDWTPLHLAVQRGTLLSVITLLERHTDVQAHNKVGCTPAHLAAVRDSTTILKELVRAGTRLDXQDGVGCTPLQLALRSQRQGITVFLEPSCHPLDLAGLSRGGKLREAGFSGGTTGFEAG, translated from the exons ATGGCTGGGTGTCCCCTCCTTCTTCAACACTCCCACGAGAGCCTCTGCGGACAGCGCACGGCAGCTTTGGCTTTCCTCCACTCCCTGGACAGCCGTTTCGGGTGTAACGAGGCCAAGAGAAATTTCTGCAACCGATTCCAGCCCTCCAGCCAGTGggtcttcctggggcttcctccAGTCACTGAGGCAGCTCTTG GGCAGGAGCTGCGCCTCTCCCCTCATCCCACCCTTCCTGGGTGCCAGGGCTCGGGTCTGGGCGGCCCCTCCTTCGTGGGCAGGAGCGCCTCCTCCTGGGCGCGGAAGGAGGGAGGCTCCCGCCGTCCCCACCCACCGGAGGAGCGGGAAGCGGCGGCTCCCGGTGGCCGCAGCGCGCGCGCGGGAGTGTGCGCTGCCGGGCAGCCTAGCGTCTTCGGCCGCCACGACTTCGAGGGCGTCTGGCGCCCAGTGGCCAGCGGCGGCTTTGGCCGAGTGTTCCAGGCGCAGCGCAAGCTCAGGCGGACCCAGTACGCCGTCAAGCGCGCCCCCGGCCTCCTGCCGGCGGCCTCCGG CTCCGACGTGAACTGTCTCATTGAAGAAGACACCATGAAGGAGAAGATCAAGTTTCAGCACGTCGTCTCCATCAATGGGGTGTGCAGGCAGCCCCTGGGCATTGTGATGGAGTTCATGGCCAATGGCTCCCTGGAGAAGATGCTGCCCACCCATAGCCTCTGTGGGCAGCTCAAGTTCAATGCCTCGGCCCCATTTGGCCCCAGAACCCCTGCTGG CACCCAGCTGCCCTCA ATTTCGGACTTTGGCCTGTCCAAGTGGATGGACCAGTCGACCCGGGTGCAGGACATCGAGCGGTCAGCTCTGCGGGGCACCCTCAGCTACATA CCACCCCCCGAAATGTTCCTGGAGAGCTGCAAGGTGCCGGGGCCCAGATACAATGTGTAcag CTTTGGAATTGTCACCTGGGAGATCTTCACTCAGAAGAAGCCACATGCAG GGCTCATCGTGATGGCCCTCCTCGTCCGCCTGGCCGCGGG CCCCTCCCAGCAGCTTGTCTCTGAGGGGTGATGAGGGGAGGCCCAGCAGATGGTGGACCTGATGAAGCACTGCTGGGACCAGGACCCCAAGAAGAGGCCAAGCTCTCCAG ACATGGTGGAGGCAGACCTGCTGCTGTCCCTGCTCCAGAGTCCCGCAGCCGACCCCGAGAGCAAGGCGTGGGCCAGCAAGGTGTCCTGCAAGCCGGCGCCGCGCCGGCCCCAGGAGATGACCGCT CATGTCAGCCGGGAGCTAAAGGACAGCG CCTCAGGGGACCACCTGACTCCGGCCAGCGAGAGCTTGGTCCCCAGTGATGAGGAGCTGCACATCTATGGGAACGAGGTCACCCACCTCCGCTTGCTGGTGGCCCGGG AGATGAGGCTGCTGGTCGCCCACGAGAAGGACGTGGACTGCGGGACGGCCTGCGGCTACGTGCCCCTCCCCATTGCCGCGCAGGACCAGCGGCGGGGCCCATGTGCGCTGCTCCTGGAGCATG CCGATGCCAACTGGGTGGGCGAGGACAGCTGGGCCC GCTCCTTCGCGGCCCAGAATGGGGATGACTGGATCGCCCACCTGCTCCCGGCCCGCGGGGCCCACGTGGATGTCCAGGAGCATGAGG CGACGCCGCACCACCGGGCTGTGCAGAGCAGCTTTGAGAACACGGCATGCCTTCTGGTCTCCCGCCAAGCTGGCCC AGTCCACGAGGCCGAAGGCAAGCGCCCCATCTGCGTGGCTGCCTACTTTGGCCACATCAGCCTGGTCAAGCTGCTGACCGGCCAGGGGGCCGAGATGCATGCTCGAAAGAGAAACCTGAGGGCCCCGCTGCACCCGGCTGTGGAGCAGGGCAAGGTCAGGGCCATCCAGTATCTTCTCAAGAACGGGGCAGCCCCCGATGCCCTCGATCAGCGCAGCTACGGCCCCCTGCACACCGTGGCTGCCAGAGGCAAGTACCTGATCTGCAAGGTGCT CCCGGGGACCGACACCAAGCTGTGGACCCAGCAGGGCCGGACGCCCCTGCACCTTGCAGCCTTCAGGGGCCACCTGCAGAGCATCCATCTGCTGGCTGAGAGTCACGCCTACTTGGGTGCTCACAGAGCCAGGAGCTGGACCCCCT CCCTGGCCGCCCGCCACG GGGAGGCGGTGGTGTCGGTACTGCTGCGGCGTGGGGCTGACCCCAGTGCTGCCGAGCAGTCAGACTGGACCCCCCTGCACCTGGCCGTTCAGAGG GGGACCCTCCTGAGCGTCATCACCCTCCTGGAACGCCACACAGACGTCCAGGCCCACAACAAGGTGGGCTGCACACCTGCCCACCTGGCCGCCGTCCGGGACAGCACAACCATCCTCAAAGAGCTGGTCAGGGCTGGCACCCGACTGG ATCAGGACGGGGTGGGCTGTACCCCCCTGCAGCTGGCCCTCCGAAGCCAGAGGCAGGGCATCACCGTCTTCCTGGAGCCCAG TTGTCACCCTCTGGATCTGGCTGGGCTGAGCAGAGGAGGGAAGCTGCGGGAGGCTGGGTTCAGTGGAGGGACCACCGGCTTTGAAGCCGGGTAG